From Rutidosis leptorrhynchoides isolate AG116_Rl617_1_P2 chromosome 3, CSIRO_AGI_Rlap_v1, whole genome shotgun sequence, a single genomic window includes:
- the LOC139897368 gene encoding auxin response factor 15-like, which yields MCGLIDLNTISDDVTTSLVLNSSSSSDSNYASPVQTSSSPVECSSALWHACAGPTISLPKKGNVVVYLPQGHLERQRPINISPVLAGANLRPHVFCRVIDVKLHAEERTDDVFVQLSLLPDSQVEKELSESEDENGGIDEKTSTPHMFCKTLTASDTSTHGGFSVPRRAAEDCFPPLDYKQQRPSQELIAKDLHGHEWRFRHIYRGQPRRHLLTTGWSAFINKKMLVSGDAVLFLKGDDGVLRLGIRRSIQMKTAPDLRPNDFDFANVVNSISRRTAFSVCYNPRCGLSEFIVPYHRFMRSFGSNFEPGMRFNLRYEKEDAAERRCSGIITGMSDIDPVNWPGSKWRSLTVRWDGGDVTMQNRVSQWEIERCNSVSGSSNILSPVAKRLRTDFPTIRPEFQVPKDGAGGALDYEKSMRHQKVLQGQEIFYYNGTYNGVGAQNKRPSEAIAYHWGSKNTILSSPLKSDFGNLVGFGHGETLRSNEVLQGQEIIMKRQNYKNVLPSTPFIQPSYSPSSVLHFQNVTVQAPHSHPVNVTNNLGTPNFSRGYLGQHNIRPQEAVSTCKRSCRLFGFSLTDGTSQCSSPYAEQVHPERPIMTAKLGKG from the exons atgtgTGGTTTAATCGATTTAAACACTATTTCCGACGACGTTACGACGTCGTTAGTTCTCAACTCATCGTCATCGTCGGATTCTAATTACGCATCTCCGGTGCAAACTTCCAGTTCTCCGGTCGAGTGTTCGTCAGCCTTATGGCACGCTTGTGCTGGACCGACGATTTCATTGCCGAAAAAAGGAAACGTCGTCGTTTACCTACCACAAGGTCACCTCGAACGACAACGTCCGATAAATATCTCTCCCGTCCTCGCCGGCGCTAATCTCCGTCCACATGTATTTTGCCGTGTTATCGACGTTAAACTTCAT GCTGAAGAAAGAACTGATGATGTGTTCGTACAACTTTCACTACTTCCTGATTCTCAG GTGGAGAAGGAATTGAGTGAATCAGAAGATGAAAATGGAGGTATTGATGAAAAAACCTCAACACCACACATGTTTTGCAAAACCCTAACAGCTTCAGATACAAGCACACATGGCGGTTTCTCTGTTCCACGTCGCGCAGCAGAAGACTGCTTCCCTCCCCTG GATTATAAACAACAGAGGCCTTCACAAGAACTTATAGCTAAAGATCTTCATGGACATGAATGGAGATTTCGCCATATATATCGAGGCCAACCACGGCGACATTTGTTAACAACTGGATGGAGTGCCTTTATAAACAAAAAGATGCTTGTTTCTGGAGATGCAGTCCTTTTTCTTAAAGGTGATGATGGAGTATTACGATTAGGCATTCGTAGATCAATTCAAATGAAAACCGCACCTGATCTTCGGCCCAATGATTTTGACTTTGCCAATGTCGTCAATTCCATATCTAGGAGAACTGCTTTCAGTGTCTGTTACAATCCAAG GTGTGGTTTATCGGAATTCATTGTACCGTATCATCGGTTTATGAGGAGTTTTGGTAGTAACTTTGAGCCGGGAATGAGGTTTAATCTTCGTTATGAAAAAGAAGATGCTGCAGAAAGAAGGTGTTCTGGGATCATTACTGGGATGAGTGATATTGATCCTGTTAACTGGCCTGGATCAAAATGGAGGTCCTTAACG GTAAGGTGGGATGGTGGAGACGTTACAATGCAAAACAGAGTTTCACAATGGGAGATTGAGCGGTGTAACTCGGTTTCTGGATCTAGCAACATTTTGTCGCCCGTGGCGAAAAGGTTAAGGACCGATTTTCCGACTATCAGACCCGAGTTTCAAGTCCCTAAAG ATGGTGCTGGAGGAGCATTAGACTATGAGAAATCTATGAGACATCAGAAGGTCTTGCAAGGTCAAGAAATATTCTATTATAATGGAACTTATAACGGTGTTGGTGCCCAAAACAAGCGTCCCTCTGAAGCCATTGCGTATCATTGGGGGTCAAAAAACACCATATTATCATCCCCTTTAAAGAGCGATTTTGGAAACCTCGTTGGCTTTGGCCATGGTGAAACATTAAGATCCAATGAGGTCTTGCAAGGTCAAGAAATAATTATGAAACGTCAAAATTATAAAAATGTTTTGCCCTCAACACCTTTTATACAACCGTCATATTCGCCATCATCTGTATTACATTTCCAGAATGTAACCGTTCAAGCTCCTCATTCTCATCCCGTTAACGTTACCAATAATTTAGGGACACCTAATTTTTCTAGAGGATATTTGGGGCAGCATAACATTAGGCCACAAGAAGCGGTCTCAACGTGTAAAAGAAGTTGCAGACTCTTTGGTTTTTCATTGACTGATGGTACAAGTCAATGTTCATCTCCCTATGCTGAACAAGTTCATCCAGAAAGGCCAATAATGACTGCAAAATTAG GGAAGGGTTAA